In the Chlamydiales bacterium STE3 genome, one interval contains:
- a CDS encoding 50S ribosomal protein L36 (Product derived from UniProtKB/Swiss-Prot:Q6MAS0;Gene name derived from UniProtKB/Swiss-Prot:Q6MAS0), whose amino-acid sequence MKVKASVKADPSKGDILVRRKGRLYVINKKDPNRKQRQKGLARKKAPRKKSA is encoded by the coding sequence ATGAAAGTAAAAGCATCTGTAAAAGCTGATCCTTCAAAAGGAGATATCTTGGTGCGTCGCAAAGGTCGTCTTTATGTTATTAACAAAAAAGACCCTAACCGCAAACAGCGCCAAAAAGGATTAGCCCGTAAAAAAGCTCCGCGAAAAAAATCTGCGTAA
- a CDS encoding hypothetical protein (Product derived from UniProtKB/Trembl:H9BWF4): MEILLTVILWVLMGGMTSYFAARRGRDPFAWFWVGILLGLIGLLLLFLLPVVENVEETQEEEFEIEAIDELTPYALATTDSYRFRDWFFLDDRNQQLGPVSFQNLRKNWLHGKVSSETFVWSDGMETWQKVQDLPGFQDVLG, from the coding sequence ATGGAAATTTTACTCACGGTCATTTTATGGGTTTTGATGGGCGGCATGACAAGTTATTTTGCTGCTCGACGCGGAAGGGACCCATTTGCTTGGTTTTGGGTGGGAATACTTCTCGGCCTAATTGGCTTGCTACTGTTATTCCTTCTCCCTGTTGTTGAAAATGTTGAAGAGACTCAAGAAGAAGAGTTTGAGATAGAGGCGATAGACGAATTGACTCCTTATGCCTTGGCAACCACCGACAGCTATCGCTTTAGAGATTGGTTTTTTCTCGATGACAGAAATCAACAGCTAGGGCCAGTATCGTTTCAAAATCTTAGGAAAAATTGGCTACACGGCAAAGTGTCCAGTGAGACGTTTGTATGGAGCGATGGAATGGAAACCTGGCAGAAAGTTCAAGACTTACCTGGTTTTCAAGATGTGCTGGGCTAA
- a CDS encoding putative D-alanine/glycine transport protein, sodium-dependent (Product derived from UniProtKB/Trembl:Q6MAS7;Gene name derived from UniProtKB/Trembl:Q6MAS7) produces the protein MIDQVFSILANFEDLLWAYVGFPLMVIFGIYLTFKSGFAQLRKLPDSAKTFIGFFTLREKNSRGVHPLKVFFAGVGGCVGVGNVVGICSAVQIGGPGALFWIWVTAIFGMILKYAEVYLGIRFREPNKEGGYNGGPMYFLKRAFKTGFFPALTAFLLCIYGVEILQFSLVVHSVSYNWSIHPLVVTLILLVLVLFAGTGGVKRVGNISTAVVPVFVILYMGMGGWIILNNLNAVPEMIAMVFESAFSGHAAFGGFVGSTMLVTISQGIRRGCYTGDVGVGYASIINSETSVQMPEKQASLEFLGIFLDTFFICTTSVMLILITGVWQEPLEMDLLVQMALGQYFPYMTFFMPFFLFLLGYSTINAYFCAGLKCAEYLSPRRGKIVYSIYAAVALFAFSFVDVMQAQSVMAIAGGLLLVINLWGIFKLRDEISYDAVTTTYTQLSGVSVD, from the coding sequence ATGATTGATCAGGTATTCAGTATTCTTGCGAATTTCGAAGATCTATTATGGGCATACGTTGGGTTTCCCCTAATGGTGATTTTCGGTATCTACCTCACCTTTAAAAGCGGCTTTGCACAACTTCGTAAATTGCCTGATTCAGCTAAAACGTTCATTGGTTTTTTTACCTTAAGAGAAAAAAATTCCCGAGGCGTCCATCCTTTGAAAGTCTTTTTTGCCGGTGTTGGAGGATGTGTTGGCGTGGGGAACGTCGTCGGCATTTGCTCAGCCGTACAGATCGGCGGCCCGGGAGCCCTCTTCTGGATCTGGGTGACGGCCATTTTCGGCATGATTTTAAAATATGCTGAAGTTTACCTTGGTATTCGCTTTAGAGAACCGAACAAAGAGGGGGGCTATAATGGTGGGCCCATGTACTTCTTAAAAAGAGCCTTTAAGACGGGATTTTTTCCCGCGCTTACAGCATTTTTGCTCTGCATCTATGGTGTAGAAATTTTGCAGTTTAGTCTGGTTGTGCACTCCGTGAGTTATAATTGGAGTATTCATCCGCTAGTCGTGACTCTCATCTTACTCGTTCTCGTTTTGTTTGCCGGGACGGGGGGAGTTAAAAGAGTTGGTAACATTTCTACGGCTGTTGTGCCTGTTTTCGTTATTCTTTACATGGGAATGGGTGGATGGATCATTTTAAATAATCTCAACGCCGTTCCCGAAATGATAGCGATGGTTTTTGAGAGTGCTTTTTCAGGCCATGCCGCTTTTGGTGGATTCGTTGGAAGCACGATGTTAGTCACAATTTCTCAAGGAATTAGAAGAGGCTGTTATACGGGTGATGTCGGTGTGGGTTATGCTTCGATTATCAATAGTGAAACCTCTGTACAAATGCCTGAAAAACAAGCTTCTTTGGAATTTTTGGGCATCTTTTTAGATACGTTCTTTATTTGCACGACAAGTGTGATGTTAATTTTGATCACTGGGGTTTGGCAAGAGCCATTGGAAATGGATCTGCTCGTTCAGATGGCTTTGGGGCAGTACTTCCCTTATATGACCTTCTTTATGCCCTTCTTCTTGTTTCTCTTAGGGTATTCCACTATTAATGCCTATTTCTGTGCTGGTTTAAAATGCGCAGAATACCTTTCCCCGAGAAGAGGAAAAATTGTCTATAGCATTTATGCGGCTGTCGCTCTTTTTGCCTTTTCTTTTGTGGATGTGATGCAAGCTCAGTCTGTCATGGCGATTGCAGGGGGACTGCTTCTTGTGATTAACTTATGGGGTATTTTTAAACTGCGCGATGAAATCAGCTACGATGCAGTCACTACTACATACACTCAGCTAAGTGGCGTATCTGTAGATTAA
- a CDS encoding Ribonuclease P protein component (Product derived from UniProtKB/Swiss-Prot:B0BAN9;Gene name derived from UniProtKB/Swiss-Prot:B0BAN9;EC number derived from UniProtKB/Swiss-Prot:B0BAN9), protein MSQTYPKSARLRYRRQFEQLARYGHRLKGQWIIVEVRLTNRSKSYCVPRLGITVTKKFGKAHDRNRFKRIVREAFRCCINLLPKGLDLNVRPNYLHKTHPLPLKKQDIEKELLELITVYSSRVSQ, encoded by the coding sequence GTGAGCCAAACTTACCCCAAATCTGCTCGGCTCCGCTATCGTCGCCAGTTCGAGCAGCTTGCTAGGTATGGTCATCGTTTAAAAGGTCAATGGATCATTGTTGAAGTAAGATTAACAAATAGATCAAAAAGTTATTGCGTGCCGAGACTCGGTATTACAGTCACAAAAAAATTTGGTAAAGCACATGATCGTAACCGATTTAAGAGAATCGTAAGAGAAGCTTTTCGCTGTTGTATAAATCTCTTGCCAAAAGGCCTCGATCTAAATGTGCGGCCAAATTATCTTCATAAAACTCATCCATTGCCTTTAAAAAAACAAGACATCGAAAAAGAGCTTTTAGAACTTATTACAGTGTATTCGTCACGTGTCTCTCAATGA
- a CDS encoding 30S ribosomal protein S14 (Product derived from UniProtKB/Swiss-Prot:Q6MAR9;Gene name derived from UniProtKB/Swiss-Prot:Q6MAR9), whose product MAKKSSVEKQKRRERTVKLKWEKRQELKKRSVDLNLSEEERQEARIALNKMPRDSSIIRLRNRCSLTGRARGFLRKFKLSRLTFRELALKGEIPGVTKASW is encoded by the coding sequence ATGGCAAAAAAGTCATCAGTAGAAAAACAAAAAAGACGAGAAAGAACCGTCAAACTCAAATGGGAGAAAAGGCAAGAGCTTAAGAAAAGAAGCGTTGACCTAAATTTGAGTGAAGAAGAAAGACAAGAAGCACGCATTGCATTGAACAAAATGCCACGCGACTCTTCAATTATTCGTTTGCGCAATCGCTGCTCTTTAACAGGAAGAGCCAGAGGATTCCTACGTAAATTTAAACTATCCAGACTCACTTTCCGTGAATTAGCCCTTAAGGGAGAAATTCCAGGCGTCACAAAAGCTAGCTGGTAG
- a CDS encoding Uncharacterized protein (Product derived from UniProtKB/Trembl:D6YVL4), with product MQSFPPTFILRHRRENLKKCSLSGLEKREDMRFFSYPISVLPPLDQHILLVMEGAEELCVADADYGLLILDSTWRYLNKMVQFVEKDSVVVKRTLPSLFKTAYPRRQEDCVDPERGLSSIEALYVAYHLLGRDTTQLLDTYYWKDQFQQINSHLL from the coding sequence ATGCAATCTTTTCCACCAACTTTTATCTTGAGGCATCGTAGGGAAAATCTTAAGAAATGCAGCCTCTCTGGTTTGGAAAAAAGAGAAGATATGCGCTTTTTCTCCTATCCAATCTCTGTTCTGCCCCCATTAGATCAGCATATTCTTTTAGTCATGGAAGGAGCCGAGGAGTTATGTGTCGCTGATGCCGACTATGGACTTCTTATCCTCGACTCGACATGGCGTTACCTAAATAAGATGGTGCAATTTGTTGAAAAGGATAGCGTGGTCGTAAAGAGAACTCTGCCCAGCTTGTTTAAGACGGCATACCCTAGAAGACAAGAAGACTGCGTTGATCCTGAAAGGGGACTTTCTTCAATCGAAGCTCTCTATGTGGCTTATCATTTACTTGGTAGGGATACAACACAACTCTTAGACACCTATTATTGGAAAGATCAATTTCAGCAAATTAACTCTCATTTATTGTAA
- a CDS encoding Thioredoxin-related protein DsbJ (Product derived from UniProtKB/Swiss-Prot:Q9Z6X3;Gene name derived from UniProtKB/Swiss-Prot:Q9Z6X3;EC number derived from UniProtKB/Trembl:D6YVL3), whose amino-acid sequence MLKWLMSLSLLLGFYQQAQAIDSSSKLHWLTNYDQAVEQARKQEKPLFLFFTGSDWCGWCHKLENEVLNTSEFAEKARNQFVFVVLDFPMKSKLDPQVAKQNKELQQKFKVKGYPTVIILDEEQQPIETTGYRPGGGKAYADYLLQKVNASKAYKQTVSKLGQRPFSSKELITLYGKAQELCRLDDALRIMHSGIRCNDNLFFLLERYRQLAKEGQLYQTEASIIKQTLLAKDPKNTKMAHYEIAVIDFETYAREMGQENYSVERAILPLLSYIEKFGNQDSANLWRLHMMISQVFLDENNIEKALQFAKNAHDSAPTPLQFDILALINHIEHEL is encoded by the coding sequence ATGCTAAAATGGCTTATGTCCTTAAGTCTTTTACTAGGTTTTTACCAGCAAGCTCAAGCAATTGATTCCTCATCAAAGCTCCACTGGCTCACCAATTACGATCAAGCTGTTGAGCAAGCGAGAAAGCAGGAAAAACCTCTATTTCTTTTTTTTACGGGGTCAGATTGGTGTGGCTGGTGCCATAAATTGGAAAATGAGGTTTTGAATACTTCTGAGTTCGCTGAAAAAGCACGCAATCAGTTTGTTTTTGTTGTGTTGGATTTCCCTATGAAATCTAAACTTGATCCTCAAGTTGCAAAACAAAACAAGGAACTACAGCAAAAATTCAAAGTGAAAGGCTATCCAACAGTCATTATTCTCGATGAAGAGCAACAACCCATTGAAACAACTGGATACCGGCCAGGTGGTGGGAAGGCTTATGCAGATTATCTCTTACAAAAGGTTAACGCTTCAAAAGCTTATAAACAAACCGTTTCAAAACTCGGCCAGCGTCCCTTTTCATCCAAAGAGCTTATCACTCTTTACGGCAAAGCTCAGGAGCTTTGCCGCCTTGATGATGCACTGCGGATTATGCACTCTGGCATCAGGTGTAACGATAACCTTTTTTTTCTTTTAGAACGTTATCGACAACTCGCCAAAGAAGGGCAACTCTACCAAACGGAAGCTTCTATTATCAAGCAAACACTCCTCGCTAAAGATCCTAAAAACACAAAAATGGCTCATTATGAAATCGCAGTTATAGATTTCGAGACTTACGCAAGAGAGATGGGCCAAGAAAATTACTCTGTTGAACGTGCCATTCTTCCTTTACTTAGTTATATAGAAAAATTTGGCAATCAAGACTCCGCGAATCTCTGGAGACTTCATATGATGATCTCTCAAGTTTTTCTCGATGAAAATAATATTGAAAAAGCTTTGCAATTTGCAAAAAATGCGCACGACTCAGCACCAACACCGCTCCAGTTCGATATCCTAGCACTCATTAACCATATCGAACACGAACTTTAG
- a CDS encoding Uncharacterized protein (Product derived from UniProtKB/Trembl:F8L0V8): protein MPDRLPNVDNKNVDTKEFEIPETVFVRDIENRVFQGIVLQVLAHIEGIALLEGNLIDSLLGRNPSENVKGISAEQDMHNHTISIKVEVNICYGLSIPDKAEEIQSKIAEEITKLTGLHVSCVHVVFKNIISEKDAAKKLISSLPQDFDSVKRPDAVEEEYSEEF, encoded by the coding sequence ATGCCCGATCGTCTACCAAATGTGGACAACAAAAATGTTGACACGAAAGAATTCGAGATCCCTGAAACAGTCTTCGTGCGTGATATCGAAAACCGTGTTTTTCAAGGAATTGTATTACAAGTTCTCGCACACATAGAAGGAATTGCGCTTCTTGAAGGGAACCTAATTGATAGCCTACTCGGCCGTAACCCATCCGAAAACGTGAAAGGCATCTCTGCTGAGCAGGATATGCACAATCATACAATCAGCATTAAAGTAGAAGTGAATATTTGCTATGGACTTTCTATTCCTGACAAAGCAGAGGAAATCCAAAGTAAAATAGCCGAGGAAATCACAAAATTAACGGGGCTACACGTCTCTTGTGTGCACGTCGTTTTCAAAAATATTATCTCCGAAAAGGATGCTGCGAAGAAACTCATCTCGAGCCTCCCCCAAGATTTCGACTCAGTAAAAAGACCTGATGCCGTTGAAGAAGAATATTCAGAAGAATTTTAA
- a CDS encoding ATP-dependent DNA helicase PcrA (Product derived from UniProtKB/Swiss-Prot:Q6GFF2;Gene name derived from UniProtKB/Swiss-Prot:Q6GFF2;EC number derived from UniProtKB/Swiss-Prot:Q6GFF2), which yields MSLNDEQKKAVYTVEGRVLVLAGAGSGKTKVLTTRIAHLILKHQVSPQSILGLTFTNKAAQEMRQRIEKILSKKQAKEICLSTFHSFCMNILKENIHHLGFTQNFSLYDEKDVMRLVKMIARDLLEHEGELPSLAATMQMITQARNKGQAPHQMIKTGSKWHDEFAETVFSRLQDSMRAYNAVDFDHLLSLTVNLFERHPDVLDRYQERYRFIMIDEYQDTNPVQFRLAALLSSKYNNLCVVGDDDQAIYGWRGAEVKNILSFDQASIIKLEQNYRSTDTILQAANAVISHNKERYPKALWSQRGKGPLIEVFVAPGEKEEAEAVAGRIAKLRGQGIPFNEMAILYRSNALSRSMELALMKQSWQQNDKWMTGVPFQVYGGTEFYERREVKDLLAYLKVIINPLDHESLLRIINHPRRGIGEKALDHMTTFSRKKNVPLWEVFKSAKEGQEDLSEKAKESLRNFIALLEEAALRFKSRSLSETLVWLIEKINFKKGIEEDVKSDKMRQFKWENVESFIQALKDYEQNPRASLREFVSNMALDIQLEEWAGEKNREDKVHLMTFHSAKGLEFEVCFLVGVEDHIIPHEKSLKENGLEEERRLMYVALTRAKTYLILSMVKERKRLGKDAVSRPSRFLFEIPKELMQPKAWHEI from the coding sequence GTGTCTCTCAATGATGAACAAAAAAAAGCCGTTTACACTGTTGAGGGTAGGGTTCTTGTCCTAGCTGGAGCAGGAAGTGGTAAGACAAAAGTGTTGACTACACGTATTGCTCATCTTATTTTAAAACATCAGGTCTCTCCTCAAAGTATTCTGGGTCTTACTTTCACAAATAAAGCAGCCCAAGAAATGCGGCAGCGTATTGAAAAAATCCTCTCAAAAAAGCAAGCTAAAGAAATATGCCTTTCTACTTTTCACAGCTTTTGCATGAATATTTTAAAAGAGAATATCCACCATTTAGGCTTCACTCAGAATTTCAGCCTTTATGATGAAAAAGATGTGATGCGCTTGGTAAAAATGATTGCGCGAGATCTTCTCGAACATGAAGGAGAGCTGCCTTCCTTAGCAGCAACGATGCAAATGATTACTCAAGCACGCAATAAAGGACAAGCCCCCCATCAGATGATAAAAACAGGCTCAAAATGGCATGATGAATTTGCGGAGACGGTTTTTTCTCGCCTGCAAGATAGCATGAGGGCATATAATGCTGTTGATTTTGACCATTTGCTCTCCTTGACAGTTAATCTATTTGAAAGACATCCCGACGTGCTCGATCGCTACCAAGAGCGTTATCGTTTTATTATGATTGACGAGTACCAAGATACAAATCCTGTGCAGTTCCGCCTAGCAGCTCTTTTATCTTCTAAGTATAACAACTTATGTGTCGTTGGAGATGATGATCAGGCTATTTATGGTTGGCGAGGCGCCGAGGTGAAAAATATTTTATCATTTGATCAGGCTTCTATTATTAAATTGGAGCAAAACTACCGTTCGACAGACACGATTTTACAGGCTGCTAACGCGGTGATTAGCCACAATAAGGAGCGTTATCCAAAAGCTCTTTGGAGCCAAAGAGGAAAAGGTCCCTTAATTGAAGTGTTCGTTGCTCCAGGGGAAAAAGAAGAGGCAGAGGCTGTTGCAGGACGAATTGCCAAATTACGCGGGCAAGGAATTCCTTTTAACGAAATGGCCATTTTGTACCGTTCTAATGCGTTGTCTCGATCAATGGAACTTGCCTTAATGAAACAAAGTTGGCAGCAAAACGACAAGTGGATGACTGGTGTTCCCTTCCAAGTGTATGGCGGGACTGAGTTTTATGAAAGGCGGGAAGTAAAAGATCTTCTTGCCTATTTAAAAGTCATCATTAATCCCTTAGACCACGAGTCGCTCCTGCGTATCATTAATCATCCAAGACGCGGCATTGGCGAAAAAGCATTAGATCATATGACCACTTTTAGTCGTAAAAAGAATGTTCCTCTCTGGGAAGTATTTAAAAGTGCTAAAGAGGGACAAGAGGATCTTTCTGAAAAAGCTAAAGAGAGTTTAAGAAATTTTATTGCGCTTTTAGAAGAGGCCGCATTGCGTTTTAAAAGTCGATCCCTTTCTGAAACTCTGGTGTGGTTAATAGAAAAAATTAACTTCAAAAAAGGGATTGAGGAAGACGTTAAAAGTGATAAAATGCGCCAATTTAAATGGGAGAATGTGGAGAGTTTTATCCAAGCTCTCAAAGATTACGAGCAGAATCCGCGAGCTTCTTTAAGAGAGTTTGTCTCCAATATGGCATTAGACATTCAGTTGGAGGAGTGGGCTGGTGAAAAAAATCGAGAGGATAAAGTGCATCTGATGACCTTCCACAGCGCTAAAGGCTTGGAGTTTGAGGTCTGTTTTTTGGTAGGTGTTGAGGATCATATTATTCCTCACGAGAAAAGCCTTAAAGAAAATGGTTTAGAGGAGGAGCGTCGCCTTATGTATGTCGCTTTGACTCGAGCAAAGACATATCTTATACTAAGCATGGTTAAAGAAAGAAAGCGTCTAGGGAAAGATGCGGTGAGTCGTCCCTCTCGATTTCTGTTCGAAATTCCAAAGGAACTAATGCAGCCTAAAGCCTGGCATGAGATTTAG